A stretch of the Thiomicrorhabdus indica genome encodes the following:
- the thyA gene encoding thymidylate synthase — translation MRQYLDLLKHILENGTQKGDRTGTGTISVFGYQMRFDLQEGFPLVTTKKLHIRSILHELLWFLKGDTNIKYLKENGVRIWDEWATEEGELGPLYGKQWTAWEKPDGQTINQIAEVVETLKNNPNSRRMIVSAWNPADLPDETISPQENVKQGRMALATCHAFFQFYVANGKLSCQLYQRSADTFLGVPFNIASYALLVHMIAQQCDLEVGDFIWTGGDVHLYNNTIDQAKTQIQREPFSLPKLVIKRKPNSIFEYEFDDFEILDYEAHAHIKATVSV, via the coding sequence ATGCGCCAATATTTAGATTTACTGAAACATATTTTAGAAAACGGTACTCAAAAAGGTGATCGAACAGGCACAGGGACGATTTCGGTATTCGGTTATCAAATGCGTTTTGATTTGCAGGAAGGTTTTCCGTTAGTCACCACCAAAAAACTGCATATTCGTTCGATCTTGCATGAGCTGTTGTGGTTTTTAAAAGGTGATACCAATATTAAATATCTCAAAGAAAATGGTGTGCGAATTTGGGATGAATGGGCGACCGAAGAGGGGGAGCTTGGACCTCTTTATGGCAAACAGTGGACTGCTTGGGAAAAGCCAGATGGGCAAACGATTAATCAAATTGCTGAAGTGGTTGAAACCTTAAAAAATAACCCTAACAGCCGTCGGATGATTGTATCGGCATGGAATCCAGCCGATTTGCCGGATGAGACGATTTCACCGCAAGAAAACGTTAAGCAAGGGCGAATGGCGCTGGCAACCTGTCACGCTTTTTTCCAGTTCTATGTCGCCAATGGTAAATTGTCGTGCCAGCTTTATCAACGCAGTGCCGATACCTTTCTTGGCGTGCCGTTTAACATTGCCAGCTATGCATTACTGGTGCATATGATTGCCCAACAGTGCGACTTAGAAGTGGGTGATTTTATCTGGACTGGGGGGGATGTACATTTGTACAACAACACGATTGATCAGGCAAAAACTCAAATTCAGCGTGAGCCTTTTTCTTTGCCCAAATTAGTGATTAAGCGTAAACCGAATTCGATTTTTGAGTATGAATTTGATGATTTTGAGATTTTAGATTACGAGGCGCATGCACACATTAAAGCCACCGTTTCAGTCTAA
- a CDS encoding DctP family TRAP transporter solute-binding subunit: protein MRKSYFFVIVLVALTIFAGYGKQWFFLDSDPVSSEFQLDNQQKITLRFGHNTPEDSALHQAALRFAAIVQEKTNNQVQVDVFPSQILGNDHKMVEMAREGKLDILLTPTAKMSVPLPAMQYADLPFFFPSREDTYALLDGEPGRLLLDKLDKIDLVGVTFWENGFKHFTGNTPFLEPSDFAGKKIRVMKSDIIMDQFRSLEAEPVPIDFHATRQALLDKAVDGQENPLVAIVSMGFHEVQSDFVLSEHAYLGYVFSISKKVFNQLPQDVQIVLIETAKEVTPWEREETQRREQGLLAKIREAGVRIHTLTADQRQAFVDKVSWIAKAAEGVIGVDIMSKTDEYLQDKYGPTPESKQQVVIGLNADLSMDGKGLVGLAFKRGIELALDEINSQGGALGKPMKLIARDHRITSSMGINNLQYFSAREDVLAVIGGKQSAVIVEELPYIQESKMPYLIPWATLPELTENGYQDSYVFRLSVNDRYVSPFFAKYVTKRFKQTAIIVENTVWGRSNLESIAKHMTDNGVAPEVLITLNRGQKDLTREFNQVLEAKCDSIMLVVDSNDGANFIERLAQLDSSPVVISHWGVMGGNFYEKVGHLLPNLDFRFFQTDLAITKRSRFNDLMARYRQSYHLEKDETILSSIAVARAYDLTHLIALAVEQAGSYDRSAVKHALENLPAYEGALKNYSKPFSKGNHDALKDEGFFMARFNHTGTIVPVSK from the coding sequence ATGCGTAAATCTTACTTTTTTGTAATCGTGTTGGTTGCACTGACAATCTTTGCTGGGTATGGAAAACAATGGTTTTTTCTAGATTCTGATCCAGTTTCCTCTGAATTTCAGCTCGATAACCAGCAGAAAATTACGCTTCGATTTGGTCACAATACCCCCGAAGATAGCGCGCTTCATCAAGCCGCTCTACGCTTTGCAGCCATTGTCCAAGAGAAAACAAATAACCAAGTTCAGGTTGATGTTTTTCCGTCTCAGATATTAGGTAATGACCATAAAATGGTTGAAATGGCTCGAGAGGGAAAGCTTGATATTCTCCTGACACCGACTGCAAAAATGAGTGTACCTCTTCCGGCTATGCAATATGCCGATCTGCCATTTTTCTTTCCCTCTCGTGAAGATACCTACGCTTTGTTAGATGGTGAACCCGGAAGACTGTTACTTGATAAGCTAGATAAAATCGATTTAGTCGGTGTGACGTTTTGGGAAAACGGATTTAAGCACTTTACTGGAAATACCCCATTTCTTGAGCCATCCGACTTTGCGGGTAAGAAAATACGAGTCATGAAAAGTGACATTATTATGGATCAGTTTCGTTCCCTTGAAGCGGAGCCTGTGCCAATTGATTTTCACGCTACTCGTCAAGCGCTCTTAGATAAAGCTGTCGACGGTCAGGAAAATCCACTGGTTGCAATTGTTAGTATGGGGTTTCATGAAGTTCAGTCTGATTTTGTTCTTAGTGAGCATGCATATTTAGGTTATGTCTTTTCCATCAGTAAAAAAGTATTCAATCAGTTACCACAAGACGTGCAAATTGTTTTGATTGAGACGGCTAAAGAGGTGACACCATGGGAACGAGAAGAAACTCAAAGAAGGGAACAAGGTTTACTAGCCAAAATTCGTGAGGCCGGTGTAAGAATTCATACTTTAACGGCAGATCAGCGACAGGCATTTGTTGATAAAGTCTCTTGGATTGCTAAGGCTGCTGAAGGGGTTATAGGCGTTGACATCATGTCTAAGACTGATGAGTATTTGCAGGATAAATATGGACCGACTCCCGAGTCTAAACAGCAAGTGGTAATTGGATTGAATGCTGATTTGTCTATGGATGGCAAAGGTCTTGTTGGTTTGGCATTTAAAAGAGGAATTGAGTTAGCTTTGGATGAAATTAACAGCCAAGGTGGCGCTCTCGGAAAGCCAATGAAGTTAATCGCTCGAGATCACCGAATTACTTCGAGTATGGGGATTAATAATTTACAGTATTTTTCTGCTCGTGAAGATGTGCTTGCGGTGATTGGTGGGAAACAAAGCGCGGTGATTGTCGAGGAACTTCCCTATATTCAAGAAAGTAAGATGCCGTACTTAATCCCTTGGGCAACCCTGCCTGAACTGACAGAAAATGGTTATCAAGACAGTTATGTTTTCCGTTTATCTGTGAATGACCGTTATGTTTCACCTTTTTTTGCGAAATATGTAACCAAGCGCTTCAAGCAAACGGCAATAATTGTGGAGAACACTGTATGGGGGCGTAGCAATTTAGAGAGTATTGCCAAACATATGACAGATAATGGCGTAGCGCCAGAAGTACTCATTACGCTGAATCGAGGGCAAAAGGATTTGACTAGGGAGTTTAATCAGGTTTTGGAAGCTAAGTGCGACTCGATTATGTTAGTGGTTGACAGTAATGATGGTGCCAATTTTATTGAGAGACTGGCACAACTTGATTCTTCACCGGTTGTGATTTCTCATTGGGGGGTTATGGGAGGAAATTTTTATGAAAAGGTTGGGCATTTGCTGCCAAATTTAGACTTTCGGTTTTTTCAAACGGATTTAGCCATCACTAAACGTTCTAGGTTTAATGATTTAATGGCACGTTATCGTCAGAGCTATCATCTTGAGAAAGATGAAACTATTCTTTCATCAATTGCGGTTGCCCGTGCGTATGATTTAACCCACTTGATTGCGTTAGCAGTTGAACAGGCGGGAAGTTATGATAGGTCTGCAGTGAAGCATGCATTGGAAAACTTACCGGCTTATGAGGGCGCGCTAAAAAATTATTCCAAACCATTCAGTAAAGGCAATCATGACGCTCTAAAAGATGAAGGTTTTTTTATGGCGCGTTTTAATCATACTGGGACGATTGTTCCTGTGAGCAAGTAG
- a CDS encoding EAL domain-containing protein: MSHIFKHASLRRKVSFQIIALLTSFLIVYLLVMLSLVREQVHSSMQSLLEQRAVVLQEKIEQQFEYLLENTTLLASHQLMINALTDTAGRKKYLPPLVSNFQQGKDVLSLNVVDYAGHAIYQTQTSLPEYNDSSGLRHALAYRKTVFQLYKDQNNIQIISPIEYYSTTQGALLVVFDLKAIVDHQLADNEEGYIRIRSHDQVIYQTGFEEKLKYVSHIHNRLDANSLFKQLNIQLEIGEPESLFNAQVWASIYPLIALGILLIIISTFFASHLGTRIVSPILELNRRVKSSSKNREVFCSPIGTEDELEDLAKAFDERTLELQHQAEHDSLTSLPNRVLFLDRLQQAIKLTQGSNQKLAILFIDLDRFKEVNDSFGHDMGDELLQVVSDSIQEVLRASDSIARLGGDEFAVLINQVNDQNVIVSVLEKILTLFKEPFTLNYRQIFTTCSIGVAVCPENGVTAENLLRNADAAMYKAKEEGRNNYQFYTQDMTKLAYDRLMMENDLRVAIRNNAFELFYHVQTDMRTQQLIGVECLIRWFHSEKGFIPPDKFIGLAEETGLIVPIDRWVLTEAMAQYQRWQKQGLDIGVMSVNLSAVQLAQRDFISFVEHNLYYYEINPTKFMFEVTETAIMRSPEQSVEVLNKLKGLGVGLALDDFGTGLSSLSYLKKLPIDKIKIDRAFIKDIPEDEEDMSLTKTIIAMAENLNLQLIAEGVETEPQIEFLIKSGCHHAQGYFYHKPCNSKDMSEILKGKESKVIPIKMSPLTDSIH, encoded by the coding sequence ATGAGTCATATCTTTAAACATGCCAGCCTTCGTCGAAAGGTGAGTTTCCAAATTATCGCTCTTTTGACTTCGTTCCTGATTGTTTACTTATTAGTAATGCTGTCACTGGTAAGAGAGCAGGTTCACAGTTCAATGCAGTCGCTTTTAGAACAGAGAGCGGTTGTCCTTCAAGAAAAAATAGAACAGCAATTTGAGTATTTGTTAGAGAACACGACATTATTGGCAAGTCATCAGCTAATGATTAATGCGTTGACGGATACTGCAGGGCGTAAAAAATATTTGCCGCCTTTAGTGAGTAACTTTCAACAAGGAAAAGATGTGCTTTCCTTGAATGTTGTGGATTATGCAGGACATGCGATTTATCAAACTCAAACCTCGCTTCCCGAATATAACGACTCTTCAGGTTTGCGTCATGCTCTGGCTTACCGTAAAACAGTGTTTCAGTTATATAAAGACCAGAACAACATTCAGATTATTAGCCCGATTGAATACTATTCAACAACTCAGGGAGCTTTGTTGGTAGTTTTTGACTTGAAGGCGATTGTTGATCATCAGCTTGCCGATAATGAAGAAGGTTACATTCGAATCAGAAGTCATGATCAAGTCATTTATCAGACAGGATTTGAGGAGAAGTTGAAGTATGTCTCCCATATTCATAACCGCCTTGATGCCAATTCGCTTTTTAAACAACTAAATATACAGCTTGAAATTGGAGAGCCTGAATCGCTGTTTAATGCTCAGGTTTGGGCGTCAATTTATCCGTTAATCGCTTTAGGTATTTTACTGATTATTATCAGTACTTTTTTCGCTTCACATTTAGGAACTCGAATTGTCAGCCCGATTTTAGAGTTGAATCGTAGGGTTAAATCTTCCAGTAAAAATAGAGAGGTTTTTTGTAGTCCAATTGGTACAGAAGACGAATTAGAAGACCTTGCCAAAGCATTTGATGAAAGGACATTGGAGCTTCAGCATCAGGCTGAACATGACTCTTTGACAAGCCTGCCTAATCGTGTGTTGTTTTTGGATCGTTTGCAGCAAGCGATTAAACTTACGCAAGGTTCCAATCAAAAGTTAGCGATATTATTCATTGACCTCGACCGATTCAAAGAGGTGAATGATTCCTTTGGTCATGATATGGGAGATGAGTTACTTCAGGTTGTCAGTGACAGTATTCAAGAGGTTCTCAGAGCAAGTGATTCAATCGCTCGATTAGGCGGCGACGAATTTGCTGTTTTAATCAATCAAGTGAATGATCAAAATGTCATCGTATCGGTCTTGGAAAAAATACTGACCCTTTTTAAAGAACCATTCACGTTAAATTATCGTCAAATTTTCACCACCTGTAGTATTGGGGTGGCAGTCTGTCCTGAAAATGGTGTGACGGCAGAAAATTTGTTGCGCAATGCCGATGCGGCTATGTATAAAGCAAAAGAAGAGGGTCGCAACAATTATCAATTTTATACACAAGATATGACAAAGTTGGCTTATGACCGATTGATGATGGAAAATGATTTGCGTGTTGCTATTCGTAATAACGCATTTGAGCTTTTTTATCATGTGCAAACGGATATGAGAACTCAACAATTGATCGGTGTTGAATGCTTAATTCGTTGGTTTCATTCAGAGAAAGGCTTTATTCCACCGGATAAATTTATTGGATTAGCAGAAGAGACAGGATTGATTGTACCTATTGACCGTTGGGTTTTGACTGAAGCGATGGCGCAATACCAGCGTTGGCAAAAACAAGGGTTAGATATTGGGGTCATGTCCGTTAATTTATCTGCCGTGCAATTAGCGCAAAGGGATTTTATTAGTTTTGTTGAACACAACCTCTATTACTATGAAATCAACCCAACAAAATTCATGTTCGAAGTGACTGAAACTGCGATCATGCGCTCACCAGAGCAGAGTGTGGAAGTTTTAAATAAGCTGAAAGGGTTAGGCGTTGGACTTGCATTGGATGATTTTGGTACAGGATTGTCTTCGTTGTCGTATTTGAAAAAACTTCCTATCGATAAAATCAAGATCGATCGCGCTTTTATTAAAGACATTCCTGAAGATGAAGAAGATATGAGTTTAACGAAAACCATTATTGCCATGGCTGAAAATTTGAACTTGCAGTTGATTGCGGAAGGGGTTGAAACCGAGCCTCAAATTGAATTTTTGATTAAGAGTGGTTGTCATCATGCTCAGGGATATTTTTATCATAAGCCTTGTAATTCAAAGGATATGAGTGAGATTCTAAAAGGTAAAGAATCAAAAGTCATACCAATTAAAATGAGCCCATTAACGGATTCAATTCATTGA
- the folA gene encoding type 3 dihydrofolate reductase translates to MNENEIKLSMIAAMTKNRVIGKDNDMPWHLPDDLQFFKKNTLGKPVVMGRKTFESIGCRPLPGRPNLVISRQTDLDYSVPVYDSVEKALKALKDDNPQEVVIMGGGQLYSQMVDRVERLYLTLIDAEIDGDTHFPDWTQAGDWFELSREHHPADERHAYAFDFVVLEKA, encoded by the coding sequence ATGAACGAAAATGAAATTAAATTGTCTATGATTGCGGCAATGACAAAAAACCGTGTGATTGGCAAAGACAATGATATGCCGTGGCACTTGCCGGACGATTTGCAGTTTTTTAAAAAGAACACGTTGGGTAAACCGGTGGTTATGGGACGTAAAACGTTTGAATCGATTGGTTGCCGCCCTTTACCTGGTCGACCAAACCTGGTGATTAGCCGCCAGACTGATTTGGATTATTCAGTGCCGGTGTATGACTCGGTGGAAAAGGCGTTAAAAGCGCTTAAAGACGATAACCCGCAAGAAGTGGTCATTATGGGCGGCGGGCAACTTTACAGCCAAATGGTCGATCGAGTTGAACGTCTGTATTTAACGTTGATCGATGCTGAAATTGATGGTGATACGCATTTTCCCGATTGGACGCAAGCGGGGGACTGGTTTGAGTTATCTCGCGAACACCATCCTGCTGACGAACGCCACGCCTATGCATTCGATTTTGTGGTGTTGGAAAAGGCTTGA
- a CDS encoding iron chelate uptake ABC transporter family permease subunit, translating into MSAIFEIFDLMLFAILGGIGLALIASPLGVFMVWQRQSYFGATLAHSALLGVSIALLLQTHLTITVVVISLLIAWGIYALSHTRQLSSDTLLGILAHSSLAIGLAMISLQNSVQIDITGYLFGDILSINETDLWLIALTGLLIVLFFLKNWQAMLNLTLNPELAQVEGTNVKKVQLQFVLLLAFMIALSMKMVGVLLVTSLLIIPAAAARRLSKTPEQMLGWCLVLGVSSVISGLWISYQYDIPTGPAIVIAATGFFLALLLKKQQG; encoded by the coding sequence ATGTCAGCAATCTTTGAAATTTTCGATTTAATGCTGTTTGCCATTTTAGGCGGCATTGGTCTGGCCTTAATTGCCTCGCCATTGGGGGTATTTATGGTCTGGCAACGCCAATCCTATTTTGGCGCAACTCTTGCACATTCGGCGTTACTCGGTGTCAGTATCGCTTTACTATTACAAACACATCTAACCATAACCGTGGTTGTAATTTCTTTACTCATTGCCTGGGGAATTTATGCGCTAAGCCATACTCGTCAACTCTCTTCAGACACTTTGCTTGGCATACTCGCGCACAGTTCTTTAGCGATTGGCCTTGCCATGATTAGCCTACAAAACTCGGTACAAATCGACATCACGGGTTATCTGTTTGGCGATATTTTAAGCATTAATGAAACAGACCTTTGGCTAATCGCTTTGACCGGTTTGCTCATAGTTTTGTTTTTTTTAAAAAACTGGCAAGCAATGCTAAACCTAACACTTAACCCAGAATTAGCGCAAGTAGAAGGGACGAATGTCAAAAAAGTACAATTACAATTTGTACTACTTTTGGCCTTTATGATTGCGTTGTCGATGAAAATGGTGGGCGTTTTATTGGTGACATCGCTGTTGATTATTCCTGCTGCGGCCGCAAGAAGATTGTCAAAAACCCCAGAGCAAATGCTTGGCTGGTGCTTGGTTTTAGGAGTGAGTTCTGTCATTTCAGGGCTATGGATTTCTTATCAATACGATATTCCAACTGGCCCTGCCATTGTGATTGCCGCTACGGGCTTTTTCTTAGCACTACTGCTGAAAAAACAGCAGGGTTAA
- a CDS encoding metal ABC transporter ATP-binding protein, whose protein sequence is MNHAQTNDFLIHAEKIRHRYGKNSPWVLNNISLTIHPREIITLIGPNGAGKSTLLSILLGLTQPSEGKLQRQKDLKIGFMPQKIQVDPTLPLTVERFLQLGEAQIKKNLFSNFFNKASPTKKLKRPIEDLCWAQIIEQLNISKLLNKPVQKVSGGEMQRILLARALLRQPDLLVLDEPVQGVDLQGQAELYQYIQELRNQYNISILMVSHDLHLVMNHTDQVICLNQHICCSGHPYNVSQAPEFKHLFGDFSGAIAIYEHHHSDSCDHSNGHIQMPHSFNKLAPKKLLKLPAGKLSGFQFIAKPSAKKDL, encoded by the coding sequence TTGAATCACGCACAAACTAATGATTTTCTCATCCATGCTGAGAAAATCCGTCACCGTTATGGAAAAAATTCCCCTTGGGTGCTTAACAACATTAGCCTCACCATCCACCCTAGAGAAATTATTACGTTGATTGGCCCAAACGGTGCCGGCAAATCAACTCTGCTGTCGATTTTACTTGGACTCACTCAGCCATCTGAAGGCAAACTCCAGCGTCAAAAGGATTTAAAAATTGGATTTATGCCACAAAAAATTCAAGTCGACCCCACACTCCCTTTGACAGTAGAACGTTTCTTGCAACTAGGTGAAGCACAAATCAAAAAAAATCTCTTTTCGAATTTTTTTAACAAAGCATCCCCCACAAAAAAACTCAAACGCCCCATAGAAGACCTTTGTTGGGCACAAATTATTGAACAACTCAATATCAGTAAACTTCTCAACAAGCCAGTTCAGAAAGTATCGGGAGGTGAAATGCAACGCATTTTACTTGCACGAGCGCTTTTACGTCAGCCAGACTTACTGGTTTTGGACGAACCTGTTCAAGGAGTGGATTTGCAAGGTCAAGCTGAACTCTACCAATACATTCAAGAACTGAGAAATCAGTACAACATTTCAATTTTAATGGTCAGTCATGATTTGCATTTGGTGATGAATCATACTGACCAGGTGATTTGTCTCAATCAACATATCTGTTGCTCAGGACACCCTTACAATGTGAGTCAAGCTCCAGAATTTAAACACCTGTTTGGTGACTTTAGTGGCGCAATCGCAATTTATGAACATCATCACTCAGACTCTTGCGACCATTCAAATGGGCATATTCAAATGCCTCACTCATTCAATAAATTGGCACCAAAAAAATTGCTTAAACTACCGGCCGGTAAGCTTTCTGGCTTCCAGTTCATTGCAAAACCGTCTGCGAAAAAGGACCTGTAA
- a CDS encoding zinc ABC transporter substrate-binding protein: protein MKTLLSPLMQTFSVLLVFMVSSLPAGASPQAKPLPLSVVVTIPPLAGMIAPLLEPEDRIEVLLKEGESPHGFALRPSHLKTLKNADALLMVGSPVDAWVHKSVERMQNKTINMAELANLQKLPIRKGGLWEKKLPKREGHEHDGHKHSAMSYDGHLWMSIHNAKQMIGAFSEKLMELRPDQAQSIQHNTQNWLAKIAQTENLVNQQLKPNRHTPFMVLHDAFQYFEQHFELNGVGSIRLNPELQPSVKRLLTLRKKLKSENVQCIFKEPQFPDKQILKLAENTSVTVGELDPMGYVYAQKSQAGFVNFDVFISSLGESFLQCFQEKASGR, encoded by the coding sequence GTGAAAACCTTATTATCTCCTCTCATGCAAACTTTTAGTGTCTTGCTAGTGTTTATGGTCAGTAGTTTACCGGCCGGTGCTTCACCTCAAGCAAAGCCTCTTCCATTAAGCGTTGTGGTAACGATTCCGCCCCTAGCAGGGATGATTGCCCCTTTATTGGAGCCTGAAGACCGAATCGAAGTATTATTAAAAGAGGGTGAGAGTCCACATGGTTTTGCGCTACGGCCGTCACATTTGAAAACTTTAAAGAATGCTGATGCATTATTGATGGTTGGCTCGCCTGTGGACGCTTGGGTCCACAAAAGTGTTGAGCGTATGCAAAATAAGACTATAAATATGGCCGAGCTTGCTAATCTACAGAAGTTACCAATTCGCAAAGGTGGCTTATGGGAGAAAAAACTTCCAAAGAGGGAGGGGCACGAACATGACGGGCACAAGCATTCAGCAATGTCTTATGACGGTCATTTGTGGATGTCCATTCATAACGCAAAACAAATGATTGGTGCTTTTTCAGAAAAGTTAATGGAATTGCGACCTGATCAAGCACAAAGTATCCAGCACAACACTCAAAATTGGTTAGCGAAAATTGCGCAGACTGAAAACCTTGTTAATCAGCAGTTAAAACCAAATCGTCATACGCCTTTTATGGTCTTGCATGATGCTTTCCAGTATTTTGAGCAGCACTTTGAGTTGAATGGAGTAGGATCGATTCGTTTAAATCCTGAGTTACAACCCAGCGTAAAAAGACTATTAACGTTGCGTAAAAAACTTAAGTCTGAAAATGTGCAGTGTATTTTTAAGGAGCCTCAATTTCCTGATAAACAAATTTTAAAGTTAGCAGAAAATACATCTGTAACGGTTGGTGAACTTGACCCTATGGGCTATGTTTACGCGCAAAAAAGTCAAGCAGGATTTGTCAATTTCGATGTTTTTATTTCGTCGTTAGGGGAAAGTTTTCTTCAATGTTTTCAGGAAAAAGCAAGTGGCCGTTGA
- the sufB gene encoding Fe-S cluster assembly protein SufB, with the protein MNQVADITDLTSTESEYEDIDSILKKKLNYREGFETKTNVETFDKGINEEVVRAISAKKNEPDWMLEFRLKAFRHWEKMSEPHWAKMTYEPLDYQDYSYYSAPECSACGDACGTEGDQATDIDPEVAKAFAELGVPIAGDDANVAVDAIFDSVSISTTKREDLAELGIIFCSFSEAVHDYPELVQKYLGTVVPYHDNYFAALNSAVASDGTFVYIPENVRCPIDLSTYFRINEAKTGQFERTILIADKGSYVSYLEGCSAPARDTYQLHAAVVEVIVHDDAEVKYSTVQNWYPGDEDCEGGILNFVTKRGICEGKNSKLSWTQAETGSAITWKYPSCVLKGDNSIGEFYSVALTNRRQQADTGTKMIHIGKNTKSTIISKGLSAGHSDNTYRGQVKILPSAEGARNFTQCDSMLIGDKCGAHTFPYIEVENPTAQIEHEATTSRIGEDQLFYCQQRGISEQDAISMIVNGFCKEVFSELPLEFAQEAEELLAISLEGSVG; encoded by the coding sequence ATGAATCAAGTTGCTGATATTACCGATTTAACTTCCACAGAGTCAGAATACGAGGACATCGATTCGATTCTGAAGAAGAAGTTGAACTACCGTGAAGGCTTTGAAACTAAAACCAATGTTGAAACCTTTGATAAAGGAATCAATGAAGAGGTTGTGCGAGCGATTTCTGCGAAAAAGAATGAGCCGGACTGGATGCTTGAGTTTCGTTTAAAAGCGTTCCGTCACTGGGAAAAGATGAGCGAACCGCATTGGGCGAAAATGACTTATGAGCCTTTGGATTATCAAGACTACTCCTATTACTCTGCACCTGAATGCAGTGCTTGTGGAGATGCGTGTGGGACCGAAGGAGATCAGGCGACAGATATTGATCCAGAAGTTGCTAAGGCATTTGCGGAACTCGGTGTACCGATTGCCGGTGATGATGCTAATGTTGCTGTCGATGCGATTTTTGATTCGGTATCCATTTCGACCACTAAACGCGAAGATTTGGCAGAATTGGGTATTATTTTCTGTTCCTTTTCAGAAGCGGTTCACGACTACCCTGAGTTGGTGCAAAAATACCTAGGAACTGTGGTTCCATATCACGATAACTATTTTGCAGCGCTAAACTCAGCGGTGGCTTCCGATGGAACCTTTGTCTACATTCCTGAAAATGTTCGCTGTCCAATTGATTTGTCGACCTATTTCCGAATCAATGAAGCGAAAACCGGTCAGTTTGAACGTACAATTTTGATTGCCGATAAAGGTTCTTATGTCTCTTATTTAGAAGGGTGTTCAGCACCGGCACGTGATACCTATCAGTTGCATGCGGCAGTAGTTGAAGTCATTGTTCATGATGATGCCGAAGTAAAATACTCAACTGTTCAAAACTGGTATCCGGGGGATGAAGATTGCGAAGGTGGAATTTTGAACTTTGTAACCAAACGTGGGATTTGCGAGGGGAAAAACTCAAAACTTTCTTGGACGCAAGCTGAAACCGGTTCAGCGATTACTTGGAAGTATCCAAGTTGTGTTTTGAAAGGTGATAACTCGATTGGTGAGTTTTATTCAGTGGCATTGACCAATCGCCGTCAGCAAGCTGACACCGGAACTAAAATGATCCATATTGGTAAAAATACCAAAAGCACGATTATCTCGAAAGGTTTGTCAGCTGGGCATTCTGATAACACTTATCGTGGTCAAGTTAAAATTTTGCCGAGTGCGGAGGGTGCACGAAATTTTACACAGTGTGATTCGATGCTGATTGGTGATAAATGTGGTGCGCATACTTTCCCGTACATCGAAGTGGAAAATCCAACTGCACAGATTGAACATGAAGCAACGACATCTCGAATTGGTGAAGACCAGCTTTTCTATTGTCAACAGAGAGGCATTTCAGAGCAAGATGCGATTTCAATGATCGTAAATGGTTTCTGTAAAGAGGTTTTCTCAGAGTTACCGTTAGAGTTTGCACAAGAGGCCGAAGAATTATTAGCGATCAGCCTAGAAGGTTCCGTCGGCTAA